The window TCGGTATTTTCTGGTTAATTAAAGTCAAAGATCCGTTGCGCCATCCGAAAGTGAATCAGGAGGAGATTGACTATATTCGTCATGGCGGCGGCGAACCCGCGCTGGGCAGTAAAAAGGAGGCGCAGAAAATAACCTTCGCGCAGATTAAAACGGTCTGTGTTAACCGGATGATGATCGGCGTTTACATCGGTCAATTCTGCGTCACCTCGATCACCTGGTTCTTTCTGACCTGGTTCCCGACTTACCTGTATCAGGCAAAAGGCATGTCGATTCTGAAAGTCGGTTTTGTGGCCAGCATTCCTGCCATCGCGGGTTTTATTGGCGGCCTGCTCGGCGGCGTTTTTTCTGACTGGCTGCTCAAACGCGGCTATAGTCTTACCATCGCGCGTAAGCTGCCCGTCATCTGCGGCATGCTGCTCTCTTGTGTGATTGTGATCGCCAACTACACCACTTCAGAGTTCGTGGTCATTGCCGCGATGAGCCTGGCTTTTTTTGCTAAAGGGTTTGGTAACCTGGGCTGGTGCGTACTCAGCGACACCTCACCGAAGGAGGTTTTAGGTATTGCCGGCGGCGTATTTAACATGTGCGGCAATATGGCAAGCATCGTTACGCCGCTGGTCATCGGGGTGATTCTCGCCAATACCCAGTCGTTCGACTTCGCCATCTTATACGTCGGTTCAATGGGCCTCATTGGCCTTATTGCTTATCTGTTTATCGTCGGTCCGTTGGATCGTATTACGCTGATTCCGTCCGCAGCCTGATTAACCTTATTGCGAACGCTTCGCCCCGCTGTTCCGGGATTG is drawn from Citrobacter rodentium NBRC 105723 = DSM 16636 and contains these coding sequences:
- a CDS encoding MFS transporter; translated protein: MNTIIKRTKVRHTILIFLFLATVFNYADRATLSVVAPIMSKELGFDPESMGLAFSAFGIAYVIMQLPGGWLLDRYGSRLVYGCALIGWSLVTMFQGTIYLYASPLIVLVILRLIMGAIEAPAFPANSRLSVQWFPNNERGFVTSVYQAAQYISLGVITPLMTIILHNLSWHYVFYYIGAIGVILGIFWLIKVKDPLRHPKVNQEEIDYIRHGGGEPALGSKKEAQKITFAQIKTVCVNRMMIGVYIGQFCVTSITWFFLTWFPTYLYQAKGMSILKVGFVASIPAIAGFIGGLLGGVFSDWLLKRGYSLTIARKLPVICGMLLSCVIVIANYTTSEFVVIAAMSLAFFAKGFGNLGWCVLSDTSPKEVLGIAGGVFNMCGNMASIVTPLVIGVILANTQSFDFAILYVGSMGLIGLIAYLFIVGPLDRITLIPSAA